TCCAGATGGTGATGTCTCTTCCGTATTTAAATCCCCATGTGCATCGTACCAAATAATACCTAAATTTTTATAGTTCTTTGCCACCCCTGCAAGTGTCCCGATAGCAATACTATGGTCACCACCTAATACAAGTGGAAAACGACCTTTTTCTATAATATGATCAACCTTACTTGCTAATTCATCACAAACATGTGCAACTTGTGTAAGGTTTCTTAATTTTGTATTTTCATCTATTTCCTGTTCTCTTTCAATACATAGGTCTCCGATATCTTCTACGTCATACCCAATATTTTGAATTCGTTCAATTACTCCTGCATAACGAATTGCACTTGGTCCCATATCAACCCCACGACGCATTTGCCCTAAGTCCATTGGAACTCCAACGATTGAAATTTCTTTCTTCATAGATAGTCTCCCCCTTTTATGCCTTCACTAAATATTTTAAATCTTTTCTATAGTCTGACTCAACTCGACATTTTTTTGTATGTATATGCACCTTATTCACCCATATCTACGTAGAAACCAATATCCTAAAGCTATTTTATGTATAAAACGAAACGCCTCCCAGGAAACCTCATTACACATGTATTCATAAATAATTGAAAGTAAAAAAACGCCTCCTATATTAGAGACGTCTTTCTGATGCTATTTTCCATACAGATGCGATATTTCGTGCGGACATTTCAATATTTTCCTTTGCTGTTATATATGCTTCCTCTAATGTCATTGGACTTGATGTGGCAGCAAACACAGCATCTATTCCTTCTTTATAAACTGAAATGTGATTAGGGAGCACGGAACCCCCAATAGCTATAACGGGTATATGAAGTTTCTTTGCCCGTCTAGCAATTCCAACTGGAGCTTTTCCATAAGCTGTTTGTACATCTATCCTTCCTTCACCTGTAAGAACTAGATCCGCTTCTTTTATATGTTCATCAAAATTTGTATAATCTAATACAATTTCAATTCCTTTTCTTAATTCCCCTTGTAGTACAGCAGCAACAGCAGCGCCTAATCCCCCCGCAGCTCCTGCACCTGCAATCTCTTCCACATCAATATGTAAATATTTTTTTAATACATGGGCATAACGCTTTAAGTTATCATCTAACTGTGCAATCATTTCTGCACTTGCTCCCTTTTGTTTTGCAAATACAAAAGATGCTCCTTTTTGTCCTGTCAAAGGATTATCTACATCACACGCCGCTTCTAGTTTTACATGTGCTAAACGAGAATCCAACTTCAATAAATCTAAAGAATCAATAGAATGTAAATTTCCACCGACAGGTTCTATTACTCGTCCATCTTTCTCTAAAAATTTTACACCTAAGGCAGAGAGCATTCCGGCACCCCCATCGTTCGTAGCACTTCCGCCAAGACCTAAAATGATGTGCTGTACGCCTTTATCCAGTGCATCTAATATAAGCTCTCCCGTTCCTTTTGTTGTTGTAATAAGAGGATTTCGCTTTTTAACTGAAACATGCTGTAATCCTGATGCTGCTGCCATTTCAATAAACGCTGTTCTTTTGTCTTGAGAAATGCCGTAAAATGCTTCTACACGCTCACCAAGTGGACCTGTTACATGAAGTGGAATAATCTTTCCCCCTGTAGCATCAACAAGGGACTGGACTGTACCTTCTCCTCCATCTCCAATCGGGACTTTTACATACTCAGCTTCAGGAAAAATTTTAGTAAATCCTTTTTCAATAGCCTTACATACCTCTATCGCTCGTAAGCTTTCTTTATATGAATCAGATGCAATAACAATTTTCAACACCGATCCCTCCATTCCCCTTATTCCAACACACTTCAATTCAAATGGTATATTTCACTCTATCTTTCTATTGTAAACGAAATGAATGGAAACTCATCCTTATTAAGCAAGATAGACAAAAAACCTTACATCAAAAGATGTAAGGTTTTTTCTAATTTATAATGGAGCCTAGCGGGATCGAACCGCTGACCTCCTGCGTGCAAGGCAGGCGCTCTCCCAGCTGAGCTAAGGCCCCGAAGTAAAAAAGCGGAAGACGGGATTCGAACCCGCGACCCCAACCTTGGCAAGGTTGTATTCTACCACTGAACTACTTCCGCGAAAATGGTGAGCCATGAAGGACTCGAACCTTCGACCCTCTGATTAAAAGTCAGATGCTCTACCAACTGAGCTAATGGCTCGTAAATGGCTGGGCTAGCTGGATTCGAACCAGCGCATGACGGAGTCAAAGTCCGTTGCCTTACCGCTTGGCTATAGCCCATTAATATTTACTAGTATGGTTGTCTTTTCAAAAAAATAAACCTTTTCAGGTTGTTTTTTTGAAAATGGTGGAGGGGGGCAGATTCGAACTGCCGAACCCGAAGGAGCGGATTTACAGTCCGCCGCGTTTAGCCACTTCGCTACCCCTCCGACATTATAAAATATATGGTGGAGGATGACGGGATCGAACCGCCGACCCCCTGCTTGTAAGGCAGGTGCTCTCCCAGCTGAGCTAATCCTCCAAAAGTGGTGACCCGTACGGGATTCGAACCCGTGTTACCGCCGTGAAAGGGCGGTGTCTTAACCACTTGACCAACGGGCCAAAAAAAATTAAAACTGTTCCCAAGCTTCCAACCGGGCTTGAACCGGTGACCTCTTCCTTACCATGGAAGTGCTCTACCAGCTGAGCTATGGAAGCATAATGGCTCCGCAGGTAGGACTCGAACCTACGACCGATCGGTTAACAGCCGATAGCTCTACCACTGAGCTACTGCGGAATAATATTNNNNNNNNNNNNNNNNNNNNNNNNNNNNNNNNNNNNNNNNNNNNNNNNNNNNNNNNNNNNNNNNNNNNNNNNNNNNNNNNNNNNNNNNNNNNNNNNNNNNAAACTTTTTTATAAAAACCCAAACATAAATCTGCTAAGGAAGAATCCTCTTTAATCAAACTTTATTTCAAAGCTACAATAGATAAATATAATGGTCCAACAAGTCCGCATTAACCATTTCATTGTATTAGATTGGTCTGAGAAAAAAGTCAGAGTTATTATACCAGCAGCAACAACCATCAAAATTATCTTCAATATAGGATCAGATTTCTTTTTTAACATGTTTTATCACTCTATTTAAAAATCTCCTTATATAAATTACATTATAATATTTTCCAAATCAAAGAAAATACTTTGCAAAAACGTAATGCCATGATCCGATTTTATTTCAATATCGGTCCCAAAAAATAATAAAAAAGTCTTGTTGGGGTAGTACCCATGCCCATCAACTTAAGAAAACAAATCCACCCCAAAACGAAAAAAGTGAACTTAATTATCATGAATAAATGTGGCGTAAAAAATTTTGTTATGGGCATATTTCGAAATCTTAGAGAGAATAAAAAAAGATATTGTTATATTCTTAAGTCTGTAATATAATGAATTTATATAATTCCTAATATTCAGAAATTAAAAGAGGAGGAAATAACATGGCAATCGCAATGGCAGTTTTAAAATTTTTAGGTGGAGTACTTCCATTCGTACAAGAGCTTTTAAAAGCATTTATGTAAGTTTATTATTCCGCAATTATTTATAAAAATTATCATACAAATGATCTGTATATCAAAGAAGAATTGATGTGCAGATCATTTGTGTGAGCAGTCTTAGAAATTAGAAAAAGAATCCCAAAAGAAATAAGGGATTCTTTTTTTGATTAATATATTTGTTTTATCCAAATATAAAAATAAATTTTTGTTGCTATATAATTATATATATATATAATTATATAGAGATATTTATTATTATAATAATTAGGAGAGAAAGAAATGAAAAAATTAATTATTTCGGGTGTATGTGCAGCGGTACTTGGTTCGACTTTTTTTGCGCAGAATTCTTTTGCTGAAACAACAAGTAATAACTCAAATCAGAATATAAAAGAAGCGAGCGCTCAAACAAGTAGTTTTATAGATGTACCTCAATCGCATTGGGCGTATAAAGAGATTCAGTACATGGCTGATCATAATATAATGCTAGGATTTGGTAATGGTTATTTTGGTGCCAAAGATAAAGTGAAACGTGAAGAATTAGCAGTATTTTTATATAGAATGATTAAGGTTCCTGACGGTCCTTATAAGAATCTTAAACCTTTCAATGACATAGATGGTTCAAATTTTGAAAAGGAAATTGTGGCAGTATACAATAATGGCATTTTTCCTTATCTGAAGGATGAAAAATTTGATCCTAAGCGCGATATAAAACGAGCAGAAATTGCAGTTTCGTTTAGAACTGCCTTTGGATTAACTAGGAAATTTGATCATCAATTTAATGATACGCAAGGTCACTGGGCAAGTGAAGAGATTAAAATTTTATATAGTAATGGTATAACTAGTGGTATAGGTGATAACAAATTTGATCCAGAGGGTTTCGTAACACGTGAACAGTTGGCTGTATTCTTATATAAAGCTATCTCAGCATCATCAAAGCCGCTCCAAATAAACTAACTATTTAAAACTGGCTCATACGAGTTGGTTTTTTCTTTGCAGGAATTTGTTTTTAAATCTGATTGTATATCAAATTTTTCCTTATGTTGATCATATGTGATTAGATATAGAAATTATCTAGTACATTATCTTTTTCTTCTTTATTGATTCCAATATATTTAAGAGTAATTTGTGGTGTACTGTGATTTAGTATGTCTTGCAACATTGCTACATCTTTTGTTTGTTTATAGAACCAATAACCGAAGGTTTTGCGCATGGTGTGGGTCCCAATGGATTCTACACCGGCAAAGTCTCCGGCTTTTTGCAATTGTCGATAGGCTTGGATTTTACTAATGGGTTGATTTCCTTTACGTGAAGGGAATAACCAGGTATTTTCTACTGTTTGGGCGTATTGATATACTTCGTCAAAAATAGAAGTAAGATTAATAATCCGTTCTTTCCTCGTTTTTCCCTCTTTTACTTTTAATTCTTTTCTACGTTTTCGTTTTAATTTTAAAATCATATAAGTCTCTAATTGAAGTAGATCACTTACTCGTAGACCTGTATTGATCCCAATCGTGAATAAGATGTAGTCTCTTTCTGAACAGTGACGTTTAAGAGCCCATTTCATATCTTCAATCTGATCTTTACTTCGGATGGGTTGGACATCAATGAGATGTGTTTTTTTGTTCATTTGTTTCTGTACCTCTTTATTTATATCGTTTTGAATGTATACTTTTCTTGCTAATTTTGAGGATATCAGGGGAATTGGGGTGAAGTCAATATTTTAGGGGAAATGAATGTAAACAAATATTCAAAAGTTTATTTTCAGTTTTGTAAAAAAACAAAAAAGAACTTGTAGAAGGACTACAAGTTCTTTTTTTAGATAGTACTAATGTTAATGGTCAAACAATTTAAACAAATACATTAGGATTTTATATATTTGTTGGTTGGTATAACTAATAGAAAAGAATAACTAAAATAAATAATAATATTTTACTAAGACCAAATCCATTGATCATCATTAGTTTGATTTGGAGTTTTCGATTCTTGAATTTTTTCAATGTTGTTTTCTATGCTCCAATTTATAGAACTTCCACCCCATTGTGCAAATTCCATATTATTTACTTTAACTTTGTCACCGACATTAAGTTTTTGTCCTTGTGTTAAGTAAACTTCTAGAATTTCATCTCCACCGTTGATTTTAGGATATTTAACAAGTACATAATCTATAGGTACGTCTACGTATTCATCAATTTTTCCTTTTTCACTAATTTCTCCTACTACATAATCAGGTCGACCATTTTCTTTTAAATGCATTCCTGGTGTTAATGATTTATTTTCAATAGAATTTGCAATCATATATTCAGTAAAATTACGCATCATTGTACCAGTAACTTTTACTTGATCTCCTATTTTTACATTTGGTATAGAATCAAAATTGATACTGATAGGATCTGTATATTGTTTTGATTCTACAAATATAACATTATTACTAATCTCAACTACACGACCTTCAATTGTTGATATATTTGATTCAATAGAAGCTGCACTAGCTTTTGTTACTTCTAATCCTGGTAAATTTGTTCCTGCAAGTGCTGCGGCTCCTAATGCACCAGCTAAAATGATTTTTTTCATACCCATTTTATAACATCTCCATTCATGTTGTAATTTTAATATTAACCTTACTGTAACTATTATAGTTACAGTAATAATGATTATCAACTATAAATTGTATGCAATATTACATATTAAAAAAGTAGAACATTGAAATTTAGTGTTTTAAAAATGAAAGCAAATTAATATTCAAAAGTTTACTTTCATTTTTATTGTTTTTATAACTAATTTTCTCAATATAGATATCATATTTATTTATGGTTTTAATATTAAAAATTTCCAGAATTTATAATATAATAGAAATGTGATGGTTATCACCCTATTGTTTTCTCCTTATGCTAAAGATAAGATCGAGTCCTTGATCTTATCTTTTTTGCTGTGAAGAAAATAAATTATAAATGTACGTTTTAAGAACATAGTTTTTGAGATGAGTATTGGGGAAGTTTTTTTACAAAAAACAGGCGAAAGTCACTTGTTATTCGATTGTCCCAAAAATAATCGTTCTGGGGACAATTCAAAATCTTAGCTTGCTGGGCATGTGGCGGGACCCGAATATGCAAAATTGCATATTTATTATGAAAATCTAGAAAACTCAACACTTTAAGGTCTTGTACAACCAAAATTACAGGTAAACAGATTGAAATAATATGAATTATTTCCCATTTTTTACAATTGACTACCTTTACAGAATGTATATGTATATATATAATTTTCAAAAAATATAAATATTCTGTTTAAAACAGGATGTAAAAACAAAGGAGAAAGAAATATGAAAACAAAGAAACAAAGTTTAGTAGTTTTATTGTCAGCTGGTATTGTTGCTACATCAATTAGTTTACCGACATCTAGCTATGCAGCTACATCAAATAATGTGCTGTCTACAGAGAAGTATAATGAGGCTATCAAGTCTACAGAGTTTATTTCTGGACAGCTGACTACACCATCTTCAACAAAAACTGAGGATGTAGTATTTCGATATGTTGATGAAAATAAGGATAAATATAAACTAGGTACCAAAAGTGCTAAAGAATC
This sequence is a window from Bacillus pseudomycoides DSM 12442. Protein-coding genes within it:
- a CDS encoding S-layer homology domain-containing protein is translated as MKKLIISGVCAAVLGSTFFAQNSFAETTSNNSNQNIKEASAQTSSFIDVPQSHWAYKEIQYMADHNIMLGFGNGYFGAKDKVKREELAVFLYRMIKVPDGPYKNLKPFNDIDGSNFEKEIVAVYNNGIFPYLKDEKFDPKRDIKRAEIAVSFRTAFGLTRKFDHQFNDTQGHWASEEIKILYSNGITSGIGDNKFDPEGFVTREQLAVFLYKAISASSKPLQIN
- a CDS encoding tyrosine-type recombinase/integrase, encoding MNKKTHLIDVQPIRSKDQIEDMKWALKRHCSERDYILFTIGINTGLRVSDLLQLETYMILKLKRKRRKELKVKEGKTRKERIINLTSIFDEVYQYAQTVENTWLFPSRKGNQPISKIQAYRQLQKAGDFAGVESIGTHTMRKTFGYWFYKQTKDVAMLQDILNHSTPQITLKYIGINKEEKDNVLDNFYI
- a CDS encoding glycerate kinase, with the protein product MKIVIASDSYKESLRAIEVCKAIEKGFTKIFPEAEYVKVPIGDGGEGTVQSLVDATGGKIIPLHVTGPLGERVEAFYGISQDKRTAFIEMAAASGLQHVSVKKRNPLITTTKGTGELILDALDKGVQHIILGLGGSATNDGGAGMLSALGVKFLEKDGRVIEPVGGNLHSIDSLDLLKLDSRLAHVKLEAACDVDNPLTGQKGASFVFAKQKGASAEMIAQLDDNLKRYAHVLKKYLHIDVEEIAGAGAAGGLGAAVAAVLQGELRKGIEIVLDYTNFDEHIKEADLVLTGEGRIDVQTAYGKAPVGIARRAKKLHIPVIAIGGSVLPNHISVYKEGIDAVFAATSSPMTLEEAYITAKENIEMSARNIASVWKIASERRL